In Tachypleus tridentatus isolate NWPU-2018 chromosome 7, ASM421037v1, whole genome shotgun sequence, a genomic segment contains:
- the LOC143256773 gene encoding C-reactive protein 1.1 yields the protein MKTIYRLACETAVFICLLLFLTSALEEGEISSKVKFPPSSSPSFPRLVMVGTLPDLQEITLCYWFKIHRLKASLHMFSYATTEKDNEILTFLNQQGDFLFNVHGTPMLKVQCPNKIHIGRWHHACHTWSSWKGEATTAVDGFHCEGNATGIAMGATLRQGGLVVLGQDQDTVGGGFDAKQSLEGELSELNLWDTVLNHEQIKHLSKCVHHSERHIYGNIIHWDKTQFRAYDGVVLSPNEICA from the coding sequence ATGAAAACGATTTACAGACTGGCTTGTGAAACCGCTGTGTTCATCTGCcttctattatttctaacttcTGCTCTAGAGGAAGGTGAAATCAGCAGTAAGGTTAAATTTCCTCCGTCTAGTTCTCCGTCATTCCCGCGACTAGTAATGGTGGGAACGTTACCTGATCTGCAAGAAATTACCTTATGTTACTGGTTCAAGATTCATCGCTTAAAAGCCTCACTTCATATGTTTTCGTACGCTACCACTGAAAAAGACAATGAGATTCTGACATTTCTAAACCAACAAGGTGATTTTCTTTTCAACGTTCATGGGACTCCCATGCTGAAAGTACAATGtccaaataaaatacacattggAAGGTGGCATCATGCATGTCACACGTGGTCATCATGGAAAGGTGAGGCGACTACAGCCGTGGATGGTTTCCATTGTGAAGGTAACGCAACTGGGATCGCCATGGGAGCTACCCTTCGTCAAGGTGGCTTAGTTGTTCTTGGACAAGACCAGGATACTGTCGGTGGTGGGTTTGATGCAAAGCAAAGTTTAGAAGGCGAACTGAGCGAACTTAATCTTTGGGACACGGTTCTGAATCACGAACAAATTAAACACTTGAGTAAATGTGTCCATCATTCGGAACGACATATCTATGGAAACATAATTCACTGGGATAAAACACAATTTCGGGCTTACGATGGGGTTGTTCTCTCACCGAATGAAATCTGTGCTTAG